Within Cololabis saira isolate AMF1-May2022 chromosome 14, fColSai1.1, whole genome shotgun sequence, the genomic segment gatgcaATAAAACAGAAGGGATGTGTGACtatgaatatttaaaataattaatgcTTGGACAGTGCTAGCATAATCAGAGGCACCGCTTGTAACAGGCAAACCAGGCAAATGTGTAGTAGTGACAATGTAGTGACAATGAGGAGAATTTCCAATGGCAATAGTCGGCCAGCGGAAAACTCCCTAAAGGGGCATCGCCTCTACCCGTCGCTCTGCTGCCTCTTACATGATCAACCCTGATGAGAGTCTGAAGAGAGCCTACCCATCTGGCagtaagaaacaaaataataaagctGGAGGAGCAAAAGAGCATGTAGAAAGTGGTAAGTAGAGCAGATGATACAGAAGCTAGTTGAGCTGAGAGCAGCTCAGTCTGTCCTGCTAATGTTGAGCATCACAGTGAAGATACCTGCAATCAACTTGCTTACTCATCTAGCagctgaaaattaaaaaaaactgttggaTAAAACTAATTCTTCAGCTGTGGAATCAAAGCTGTGTCCAGTTAAACTTAACTATCAAGGTAAGAATGCTAAGTTAAAGGATTGATTGTCAAGAAATCTCTATTGAGCTATTAAGGTCCATGGATGGAAATAATTGTGTTGTCTGCCAGTggtgtttatattttattttgaaacaatacaaatgtgcacttttcaaagaagaaatgtattttatatttttcgTTAGTGTCAGATTATTCACTAAATGAGGTTGATTAATTAGTTGGAGGGCCCCCACTGTGAATTTTTGCTCAGGGCCCCAAGAGACTATAGAACCGCCTCTGAGCATAATGGACAGGTTTTTAACGGGACTTCTATGACGAGGAGTTGTTCatgtttttaaacatattttgcaCAGAGAAGGATTTcttgaaaaatgtaatgatatcaatgttgaatattgcaacacagtaaaaaaaaagaagaagaaaactgtTACACTGAACATAATTAGACTGACACCAAAGAATACTGTTAcatacaaattaaataaaaacagttgcACTTTAGGCGTCCAGGAGGCGTACGATACAGATCCCCAAGccccctcagctgactcctctcaatgtgactATGTCTAATCGAGACTacggcctgggaacgtctcggactctcctcggaagagctggaggaagcgtctggggtgaaggaagtctgggcatctctgcctCTGCGACCCGGTTCTGGATAAGcggtggaagatggatggacggatggatggagttACACTTTAAATGATTACACTGAAAATGTggaatgttgttttatttgaaagagGTTGCAGTTTGGTTTATTGCAACTTGTAATTTattgcagtttatttttatatgataAATTGTTCAAAAAAGGGTTGGTGAGGCGTGAAATAAACTGCAGTGGAGTTTCTCTGTACAGATCACAAACGATGCAGCAAAGCTGATATATTTCTATCTAAATGTTGTTCACTAAAAGATACAAAcatctaaaaatgtacttttcTAAAGTAATTTTCTAAAGTCTCTACTGGATAGTGTtaccaactccctgaaaaataaataagggacacctcatcggcagggccggccaacacgattgccttcacccttcctggcgtggtgaatttttttagcccctttttttgtgagtgaaaggaTTTTTTGaactatttgactcaaacctgaattgaattaaatgcatatttttgaatgccatgaacacatggaaaacaaattattatccagcaattcactttaatacaaaataacaaaatgaactgattaaaataagtatcttacttaaacagaaacctgtcctgcttaacttaaaattgtataaattaatataaaatgatagaaagaaagcagaacatccattctgtaataatgcacatttttagtgcaataacaaaagtgcgaacagaaagtctgtagaaaacatatttgtgcctcaaaggccatgactgtaggctacggttgtagtaaaacagaaaaaaataacttgtgaactcaaaagctcaatgccattttccattgccattttatgattattttttgactctcacagtagcctaatacgggacaaagtgcgtcccttttcagctcaatacgggacgtactttagtttataaatacgggacgattccgtttttcaagggacggttggcagcCTGGTAGCTACTGGACTACTGGAGTGTTTAGACTTTAGCCGAATCAAAGTGAATAACATACacaatttattttatcttattttctaATAAAATGTtataatcagaggtgtcaagtaacgaagtacaaatacttcgttaccttacttaagtagaaattttggttactggagtaattattattatggagtaatcatttatcctgacctttatgtacatccaagtttagttgcaggaatctgagggaacggatgtaagaacaaaacaggacaagaacatctgaaacaaccacaaccaaattcactctatccagatggcgcaatttaactgaacagttttttttaaaggccgaaatgaaatagaggcAGTttgtaaaatgtaaggagtaaaaagtacagataaatgcgtgaaaatgtaaggagtaaaattaaaaagttgtctgaacaataattactccagtgaagtatagataaccaaaatgtcttcttaagtaaggtaacaaagtatttgtacttcgttacttgacacttctgctcagtaatgaatgtgaatacttttgacacctctggttataATCCTGTAAATGATTGAATGTCTTTGATATTATATGATAATATGATCATAATAATATCCGCCACTAGGGGGCAGCAGCGCGCCCCCGCCCCGGAGCTCGTGTTCTGCCCCGGAAGCGGAACGATCTTCCTTTCTTGTTTCTGCTCGGCTAAGAGACGCTCTGAGGTGAGTCCCCGCTCCGACTCCATCCACCACAAATCTCCCTCAAACTCAGCcatctgcagtctgaacgcgtcTCTGCTGAACCCACTGCAGTTGTAGCGTCTGTCGGTGTCTGAATTGTGTTTCTGCGAAACATCAGATGTGAGTTTTTGATCGTTTTGTCTCCGTGTGTCGGCTGCGCGCCGAGGCTCCTCgtcctggaaaacacacactagTTTTGTTGGCTTGATTAAAGCACTACGTGAACAGGTGAGCCGGAGGCCCCCGTTTGTCTCCTTGTTTTAAGCAGCAGGTGATTTAAAACTAGTTTTAAACCGGTAGAAGAGACTTCTGGCGGAAGCtaacaggctaacatagccTCCAGGGTGCTGCTAAGTGCGCATGCTCAGTACGCGAGTATTCtgttaaatgttgagaaagttcAGAAGTGACACGTGTTTTAGCATCCAGACAGGTGTTTTTTCAGGTTTGTTTGAGagtcgtgtttgtgtgtgaatgagCTGCAGCTTCGGTCACCACGTGATCCGGATCTGACAGTCCCATTATCGGACAGCGCGGTCCTGTTTAAATAATCCCGTTTAAAGACGAGCagctggtgtaaaagttaaacaTCAGTCAGGAGTCTTGTTCAGGGAAAGTTTGTTGGTCAGTGTCTGCGTAAGAAGCTTTTATTTAAGAGTTACAGGTTGGTCTTTTTACTACACAAATCTGGAGAAGGATGGATTTCAGGTGTAATGTAACATGGGGCTCTGAATATCTTGGatcagaaatcttggtgtaattattgactcagaccctgaacttcaacagccatctaaagtttatcacaaaatctgcctattaccacctaaaaaacattgatagaattaaggggtttctgtctaaacaagaaatggaaaaacttattcatgcattcattttcattaggttggattattgaaatggcatctttacaggccttaactagaaatctatcaggcagctgatccagaacgatcCGCCAGAgttcttacaaacaccaggaaactggaccatattacaccggtcatgaaatcactacactggcttccagtgagtcaaaggatagagtttaaaatctcactgctggtctacaaagaccttaatggtcttggaccaaaatacatggttgatctgttagttcctatgaagctcccagacccctgaggttcatctggatctggtttgttgtggttccagaaccagaaccaagcaaggtgaggcagcgttcagttattctgctcctcaccggtggaacaaacttcctgtagacctgaggtctgctccaactgtcagctcctttaaatcagggttaaaaacattactgtttactcaagcgtactcctaaattaaacacttacctgctgtactctactgcccttatttttaacagcttgtgcttattattttacttttcttatctcattcttaattttttcaatcttatttatgtcttgccgcttttaatgtcaatgtaaagcactttgaattaccttgtgtcgaattgtgctatacaaataaatttgccttgaaTATTGATGGCGACGTGGCTGTGTGCTTGACGCTCCAGTATATTTCAACATGTTTGTGAAGACACCTTCACAAGTGTCGTTGAATTTCTAGAATAGATCTTAACTcttttacacgtagcaaaaacggtggcgttttcatgcgttttggctgttcgtttacacgaaaacggagctcaaagtcaccaaaaaccatcatttctgaaaactccggccaaagtggagattttcaaaaacgtttgcttgtaaacggagggaaacagagatttaggcttcagaacgtcacattatgtaacagaaacgtcaccagcatcatttgtgcgacctgtgtttacaatttgtttggccaccgtcaatattttcttgtattttacctgttttatattctaaagtcccacttaaaagtaactccactatggctatgtgtaaacgtggcttcAATTGTATGTGTCTAGGAAGGATGTGGTTGCCTTGGAAATGCAAATTAACCAGTAGTCGCTCATTCACGGTTCTGTGGTTCCTCTTCAGAAATGGCTCCTCGTAAAGGAaaggagaagaaggaggagcAGGTCATCAGCCTGGGTCCGCAGGTGGCTGAAGGAGAGAACGTCTTTGGCGTCTGCCACATCTTCGCCtccttcaacgacaccttcgtTCACGTCACCGACCTCTCTGGGAAGTAAGTACACCGATCACGAGCCAGTCGCTGATCAATCTGGAGGTGAAGGGCCTGTGTCTGacggtgtgtttgtttgtgcttCCAGGGAAACAATCTGCCGCGTCACCGGCGGGATGAAGGTGAAGGCCGACAGGGACGAGTCGTCTCCGTACGCCGCCATGTTGGCAGCCCAGGACGTTGCTCAGCGCTGCAAAGAGCTGGGAATCACAGCTCTGCACATCAAGCTGAGGGCCACCGGGGGCAACAGGTATGCTCACCTGCAGTCATGTGACCTTCACCAGGGGAGCTCTACGGTGTCTCCTCATGAGACTGTTTTAATATGCACAAAGGTGCCACGTTTATCCCGCAAAACATTCCAGCGTTGACGCAAATCATAGATCTAAAGAGCATCTTCACAATAATGCATCTTTGGAACCCAACGTGCAAGTCTTTCAGCCAATCACAAGTATTAGGTTTCAGCACATGAACAAATGTAGGTTTCGTGCTGTCTGTTATTTCAGCACGCACCTGAACTAAGAGTAAGAAGTTTAAACGGTTTAAAATATTTGATTTGTACATGTTAcatcaaagatttttttgtaAAGGTGCTCTTCAAACGCGAACCCCGTTTTGATTCAAACGTTGAACCCCAAAGAAATGCCACGCATTTGCAAGTATGAACGTTATAAATGTGATGGAACGGTCAGAGTCCAGGTCTTGGTTAGCTCATGAAACCaatccaggttcaggtctgtcCGCCTTCGGCAGGTCTTCTCGTCTTTCTGCTCTGTTTACCCTCACTGTTGTCAATAAAAGTCAGTAAAGATGgtaaatgttaaaataaataaagatgttcagGGTGTTTACATCACATGCAGGTGAAATGCTCGGGATGTACCAGAACAACAACTTAAAACCcttgtttgaaatgtttttgatCTAGATCAATTCATGTTCTGTTATTTATGTGGGCTCTAAACTTGAGGAACCAACATAAAGTAATTAATCAATTTTAATTTGTCGTAAATATACCAGTCTGGCTTTATGGAGCCAGATGTCTTGAACTTTgttcaattcagctttatttattcaCCCAAACAGTCCCTTCATTCCAGAGGAACCTGAGAACAGAAGGTTCCACCTCCCGTTCTAGTTGTAGGAACCACAAGTAAACCAGCCGTCTGAGTGAGGTGTTCCGCTTGTAAACTGCCGAGCTCTATTAGATGTGATGGAGGCTCGTCCTTAAGAGCTGCATATGAGGTTTTCCTTCTGCACGTGTTGGTACCGCCTCCCGGAAGCCAACGCTCAGACAGGAACCTGCCTGGTTGCGACCAAAAATACCAGGCCGTCCAATAAAACTGCCAAGTCAGCAGACGTGAATGTAGAAGTCTACGTGGTTCATTTTCTAGATTAATTCTGGTTTCATGTTGGCATCGCTGACATTTCATCTGTCCTGGCTTCACCTCAGGAGGCGGCATCAACATAGATCAATAAGGAGACGAACAGAAGCAGTCCAAGTCGTatgactagggctgcagctatcgaataccTTGGTAATCGGTTATTCTGTCAAATATTCCATCGAGTAATTGGATAAAACGTACTTTTGCGCCCAATTATAATTGTACAATAGAAAACTAAACATCACTtaataaaaataaccaatatGTTCCCTTTATACAGGGTTTCCgtggggttttaaaaagtgataaatgaaaattggcaaatttaaggccattaaaagtgttaaattcactgttggaggtattatttttttttaaattggtattattttttacattttaagcagtctattttattgtcattcacaaagtgaaataaatgtgaaacatctggtcaacatctatgagtctataaatctgttctgtatagtgttctatagttcaaaatctgtattaatgttaaaaagtcagtgattaacacttaatgttgcgacagttttaaaaaaaaatctgaaggtagtgaaaaaggtattaaattggtattaaatttaacataaggattgctgtataaaccctgtttATAAGAAAAgttgacatttatttacatgtaATGTAAACAGTTTAAATTTtccaattaaaataaatgaaatcacTTCAAAGTTAACATTTCCTGGGACACaaaattaaatacaaataaataaaattgtttcCCACTTTGATACTTTGTGAAATAAATATTCTTAAACACTTCCTTTTAAATTGTGTAACTTCACCTTCAGAACCAATGCATTTAAACACAAATGCTTGGCTGTGGACCGGGaccttaatttttaatttaaaatgaccCCACACCTttgacattttgtcttttttgcttTGCTGCCTTGTTCATTGTTGCTGTTTTCGGTCCAGTCGTCATACACGATGTGAAAGCCTGTCTTCTGTTTTATAGGGGGTGCATACACGTAAGCACGTCACTAAACGAATCCATGCGAAACATGAGCTTTAGATTTATTTCTTGATTAAACGAAGCTTCGAGGCAGGAGAAATTCCTCGTTCATTATTTGTAATCGATAATTGTTGCAGCCCTACTAAAGACACATCTGTAGCAATGAGAACTTTTAAAATGCAGGGTTGATGGCGCGTGTCATGCGGATTAATGTACGTGTGTGTTTCTCAGGACAAAGACTCCAGGACCTGGAGCCCAGTCTGCCCTCAGAGCTCTGGCTCGATCCGGCATGAAGATCGGAAGGATCGGTACGTTCACACAAAAAGCAAAAAGCatgatgggaaatgtagttcagTCCAGAGGTTTTAGCCTCAGGTGTGTTTACCTGGTTAGAATCTGTTATGACATCACTTCCCtgacctgtctctctctctacaGAGGATGTCACTCCGATCCCGTCGGACTCCACCAGGAGGAAGGGCGGTCGCCGTGGCCGACGTCTGTAACTCACcagatttcacaataaaaggttAACAAAGTCCTGGCTGAGTTGTTTTCACTGATCAATACCTCCGATCAACATCTGTGATCAGCAGTTTGTGACCGGGATTTCCTATCGGATaataaaatactgtatttgGTAAATCAGTCGAACCTAATGAAGTGGCTGCCGAGTGTTATTGATCTGGTTTCATTCTTGAATTGATCAATCACACTGAAGACAGTGCTCAGCTGTAGCTAACGAATATGGACAAATGACTGACCTGAGATCTGTGTGTAAAAACTAGTAATGGGAATCAATACTCCAGTTATTGATCCAGACCTTTAACATGCCAACTCATGTCACATGACCATCACACCTGATGCACAGCTGACGTAACAGCCAGAGTCCCGTCTGACAACTAGAGGATCCAAGTACTTTTAACCTGACAATACTTTTTTGATGGGTACTTTTAACCTGATGAAGCGTTTCATGTGGTCATAACTTAATTTCCTTCAACATCTCGCTGGGTTGTTTCAGCTATATTAAACGCTCATTTTTAAGCTGTGATTGAGATCTGAACTTCTGTTCAAGTATCAGAGGCAACGATGTGGACATGTCTACAAAACTTCATGAATGTAGTAAACTTATAACAAACACTTCTGTCACGTGAGATCAACTGCAGATGAGTGAATCAGGCTGAATGCAGGGTCTTGGTCCTGATcttcatgtacaaatcaaactAGGTTTATCAGTCAGATCACCACGGTAACCACTTCCAGCTGCAGTTTCTCCCATCAGAAGGAAGCAGCAACACTGGAAAACTGATGGAGCGTCATCACATCTACATGAATCATGAAGTTCTGATCTAGAGTTTGAATCTTCAGAATAAAGATATGTCCACAAACACTCCAGCAGATCCCGAATCTGTTGAATATTATGTCGAGACTTGGAAGGTAAACTGCAGAAATGTCATGAATCTCTCAGCCAGTCAGAGCAATAGGACCAGGCGTTACAACTTTAATGAGAACAAACATTTAAATACAACAGTGAAACAAACAAGGCATCTCAGGACTGCATGTCACTCCTCTGCTTggaggccccgcccctcagCATCCTCTGCTTggaggccccgcccctcagCATCCTCTGCTTggaggccccgcccctcagCATCCTCTGCTTGGAGGCCCCGCCCCTCCGTATCCTCTGCTTggaggccccgcccctcagCATCCTCTGCTTGGAGGCCCCGCCCCTCCACATCAGCCTTCTGGGGGCTCTGCTCTTCCCGTTCTTCGTCTGCTGTGGAGGAGTCGAGGTTCTCGGCATCGTAAATAATGTCTTCAGGGTTCGGAGCTGGAGGACAGAACTCTTCGTCAGGAAGAATCTTCTGGAAGATGGACTCGGcctgaaaacaaacacaaaagtcAGACTGTTAACTCCAGGAGCTTATTTCTGCTTCCTGTTTGCTCTCATCAGCTTCCTAATGAGGACTTTGATCTTGTTTGGATTCAGGTAGTAAAACACTAGAAATCCACTCAACATTTACTGGACCAAATGTTTGTAAAGAAGAGTTTAAAATTTCAAGTGATCAGAGGCGGATCAATTGGACTGATCAGTTTATCAGTGATCAGTGATGGCAAAAGAGATTCCTcatttgtttaaaaatgttttatgactTAAAATTGTTGTTTAGAGAAGAACAAAGTGGCATTTTATTCATGCAGTCAATCAGCGGTTGGGGTCAGGTGCGTCTCACCTGCTTGACGGCGTGCTCGTGACTCAGACTTCCATCTGGACCGGAACACAGGTGAACATTCGACGGGAGGCGGTGACCTTCAGCGACCAGCGACGAGCCGTCCACCATGTTGAAGTAGAGACACCAGAGGACCGACGGACGAGCTGTGAGCTGCTCCTCTGATCCTGAAAAACACCGTAATAAACTCATCCTCACGGCTCTGGGATTCCTGATgtatttttgaaattattttgctccaatgttcttgtagtttgttctgccctctctttttctcttctgtacacatttgcaggccagagctgcAGTCCCGTCCTCTGACCAccccagtgtctgctgtctacacctgtatACATAGTCATCTTTGTAGTCCACCAGCTAGCAAGGTATCAGTCATATGTACAtgtaaccagaggtgggtagtaacgagttacttttactccgttacatttacttgagtaagttttgggaaattttgtacttttaggagtagttctgaatcactatactttttacttgagtagatttgtgaagaagaaactgttcctcttactccgctacattaggctacgttgagctgttacttttcttttaatcctccgcatacgcgtcaatctcctgacatcactgggtgattctttgggaaaaatgtttgtttttgcatgttttgtcacatttacacagactcaaacacacacagagtttctatgagttcatgtttgttctagttctgcctggttaaaaaagaaaagtacaaaggcttgaaattttgtgctacttgttcttaatttattttttattctgttcttttatttattttattatttattaaagtacttgaatttactttaagattattttaatttaagttattttttattattttattgatttaatttgcctgaagatgattattttgtacttttgtctgtttgaatggttgtgttaaaaaaataaatcagacgttactcaacagttactcagtacttgagtagtttcttcaccaagtacttttttacttttactcaagtaattatttggatggctactttttacttctacttgagtcatattattcagtagtaacagtacttttacttgagtaaaatttttggctactctccCCAGCTCTGCATgtaactcttagttctccagttAACGGATAATTcatactaatatatcttgtattttgtacctttgacaatatatctgtgccTGTCCTCTCTCTCCGTCCTCTCTTACCATTTCTCTTGTCCTGCTCtacccagctggtcttcagcaggatgGCCTTATGATCCAGATTTCTTTCCTCTTTAAAAGTTTTAACCTGCCCTGGTTTATGTTAATGTAATAATAgattgggggtcatgttctgggtctctggaaagatcctagagacaacttgtactGTAATAATTCAGGGTTTCcgcagggttttaaaaagtattaaaaagtgataaatgaaaattgccaaatttaaggccattaaaagtgttaaattcactgtcagaggtattttttttttaaattggtattattttttaccttttacattttaagcagtctattttattgtcattcacaaagtgaaataaatgtgaaacatctggtcaacatcaatgagtctataaatctgttcctTGCTAGCAAAGATGAAGACCAGCTGGTTAGAGTAGGAAAAGAGAAATGGTAAGAGAGGACGAAGAGAGAGGACAggcacagatatattgtcaaaggtacaaaatacaagatatattagtatgAATTATCCGTTaactggagaactaagagttacATGTACATATGACTGATACCTTGCTAGCAAAGATGATtatgtatagtgttctataattcaaaatctgtattaatgttaaaaagtccgtgattaacacttaatgttttgacagttttttttaaaaatctgaaggtagtgaaaaaggtattaaattggtattaaatttaacataaggattgctgtataaaccctgtaaTTGCTAAACCATCACCGacacaaccagcgacggagcgatgACCTGCGGCTAAATATATCAAATAtttataaacagaaaaaaacaataagcAGCTCAGTGATGGCAGAATGCCAGAGGGTGGGGCCTGTACCTGTCAATCAAACTGGATCCATgtgacctgtgtgtgtgtgtgtgtgtgatgttacCTCTGTGTGCGGACTCTCCTGTGTTGAACATCCTGGTTACCAGTGGCGACAGATCGTCATGGGCAGAGCCAGATGAttgacaggtgaggtggaggagaTCTGCAGAAAAGAGAACCACGTCACCATCAACAGTTGTAATGTTTAACAGAGCAAAAGACTGATCAACTGATTTCTGATGGATCTGCTGCGTGTGTGGGGCTTAGTGTGTCCTCGGGATCAGAATACTGATCTGTTATTGATCAGGTCATGGATTCATGTCAGAGCTTCATCGTTGAAGTAAAACTCACACAAGAGCActgaagtaaaaagtacaaccAGTTCAGGGAAGAATGGAAAATCCTTTAAACGggtataaatacatacaaactGGATTTAGCAGCATGTGAACCGGTATGAACATCCTTCATTGATCGTCTCCGCTCGGTTTGTGAACATTGAAACTGATGATGGGTGGAGTTTCATCCTGAAACTGTCCACACCCACCAATTCAGTAACCAATCAGTGCTCAACAGTGAAGGGGGCAggtcaaactgtgtgtgtgagtgtgtgtagacTCGTCCAGGGTTTCAGTGTCACATTTAAAATTACTTTAAGCTTTTTATATAatgagcagagctgggtagagtagccaaagattgtactcaagtaaaagtactgttacttcagaataatttgactcaagtagaagtaaaaagtattcatccaaataattacttgagtaaaagtaaaaaagtacttggtgaaaaaactgagtaactgttgagtaatgtctgatttttttttttaacacaaccattcaaacagacaaaagtacaaaataatcatcttcaggcaaattaaatcaataaaataataaaattaattaaaattaataaaaaatatcttaaattaaaataatcttaaagtaaattca encodes:
- the rps14 gene encoding 40S ribosomal protein S14, translating into MAPRKGKEKKEEQVISLGPQVAEGENVFGVCHIFASFNDTFVHVTDLSGKETICRVTGGMKVKADRDESSPYAAMLAAQDVAQRCKELGITALHIKLRATGGNRTKTPGPGAQSALRALARSGMKIGRIEDVTPIPSDSTRRKGGRRGRRL